The stretch of DNA GCGAATACGTGAAGGGCGGCGGCGTGCCCTGCCTGATCGCCGTCCACCAGAACGTCACCGGCAACGCGCATGACATCGCCCTGTCCTACGCCTCGGGCGTCGGCGGCGGCCGTGCCGGCATCATCGAGACCAACTTCCGCGAAGAAACCGAAACCGACCTGTTCGGCGAGCAGGCCGTGCTGTGCGGCGGCACCGTCGAGCTGATCAAGGCCGGTTTCGAGACGCTGGTCGAAGCCGGCTACGCGCCGGAAATGGCCTACTTCGAGTGCCTGCACGAGCTGAAGCTGATCGTCGACCTGATCTATGAAGGCGGCATCGCCAACATGAACTACTCGATCTCGAACAACGCCGAGTACGGCGAATACGTGACCGGCCCGCGCATCGTCACGGAAGAGACCAAGAAGGCCATGAAGCAGGTCCTGACCGACATCCAGACGGGCGAATACGCCAAGAGCTTCATCCTCGAGAACAAGGCCGGCGCCCCGACGCTGAAGTCGCGCCGCCGCCTGACGGCCGAGCACCAGATCGAACAGGTCGGTTCGAAGCTGCGCGCGATGATGCCCTGGATCGGCGCCAACAAGCTGGTCGACCAGTCCAAGAACTAAGCCTTGGAGCCCGGAACCAAACTGGGCCCGAGTGGACGTGGTCGGCGTGTTGCCCTGAAGGGGCAGCGCGCCGGCGCGTCGTTTGCGCGTGATGAACGCGCACCCTCGCGCCATATATTGATCTGCTTCCACGATTTTTCGCGTGGCGGCACCGAACGCATCGCCATCGGCATGGCCCGCTTCTGGGTCGAGGCCGGGCATCGCGTCACCATTCTTTGCGGCACCACCGAGGGGGGCCTGCGCGCCACCGTCGATCCGCGTGTGCAGGTGGTGGAGCTTGATCCGCCCGTGCGCCGCGGCCCGATCTCCCGCCTGCATCTGGGCAAGGCGATGGCACCGATGCTCGGCAAGATCGATCCCGATATCATCTTCCTGCCCGGCAATTTTCATTTCCCGCTGGTGCTCGCCTTCGGCAAGGCCAAGGGTCGCGCGAAGATTGTCGCCAAGGTTTCCAACCCCGCCGTGCCCAGCGGGCTGATCGGCAAACCCATCCGCGCCTTGATCCGCCGCTTTGCCCCCGCTGTCGATGGCATTGCCGCGATGAACAGCGGTCTGGCCCGCGAACTGGCCGAGCTCGCGCCCACGGTGTCCACCGCGACGCTCTACGATCCGATCTATCTCCATCACGACATGACCGCCGATGGGCCGCATGCCGATGACGGACGCATCCATCTCCTCTGGGCCGGACGCTTCGAGAAGCAGAAGGATGCCGCGCTCGCGCTGCGCACCATTGCCTCGCTCAATGCCATCACCCCTGCCCGGCTGACCATGCTGGGCGATGGCAGCCTGCATCAGGCCATGCTCAGGAAGATCCGCCAGATGGGGCTGTCCGACGTGGTCGCCACGCCCGGCTATGTGCCCGTGATCGACCCATGGCTGCGCAAGGCCGACGCTTTCCTCTGCACCTCGCATTTCGAGGGCGGCCCGGCGGTGGCGGTTGAGGCTCTGGCGCATGGCGTGCCGGTGATCTCCACCGATTGCTCGCATTTCCTGCATGACATCATGACCATCCCCGAAGCGGGCACGCTGGTCCCCACCCGCAACCCGCAGGATCTGGCGCAAGCCGTGATCGAGGTGACCCGGCGCGGCCCTCCCCCGCTGGCGGATCTGCAGGGCCTGATCGCCCATCTGGAGCCGGAGGTCTGCGCGCAAGCCTATCTCGACTGGTTCGAGACAGTGCTGGAGCACGACAAAACGCCCGCGTAGTCTAGGGCAGGCATTCGAAGGCGGTTTTTGCTTTACAGGCCGCGCCGCCTTCATCATAGGCTGAGTGCATGATCTTCAAGCTGACCCTCGCGCTACGACTTATCCGCCCTTGGGCGTGAGCGAGCGCGTGCCCTCTGGCCGCGCGCAAGGAGCGCCCAAGGGATTACCGATCAGCCTATCCGATAGCCGCTTGTTGAATGTCGCGCGGCCCCAGTGAAGAGCATCAGAGACTTATCATGCCCATGCTGAAAGACCCTTCGGAGAAATACCGCCCATTCCCGGCCATCAATCTGCCCGACCGCACCTGGCCGTCGAAGACCATCACCGAGGTGCCGATCTGGTGCAGTTCCGACCTGCGCGACGGCAACCAGTCGCTGATCGAACCGATGGACGCGGCGAAGAAGATGCGCTTCTTCAAGACCCTGGTGCAGGTCGGCCTGAAGGAAATCGAAGTGGCCTTCCCGTCGGCTTCCGCAGACCGACTTCGACTTCGTCCGCGAGTTGATCGAAGGCAACCACATCCCGGACGACGTCACCATCCAGGTGCTGACCCAGGCCCGCGAAGACCTGATCACCCGCACCTTCGAATCCCTGCGCGGGGCGGCCATCGTCCACGTCTACAACGCCACCGCCCCGTCGTTCCGCCGGGTGGTCTTCGGCATGGAACGCCCGCAGATCCGTGAGATCGCCGAGAATGGCGCCAAGCTGCTGCGCGACAAGCTGGTGCCGCGCGTACCCGGATACCCAGTGGTCGTTCCAGTACTCGCCGGAAATCTTCAGCTCTACCGAGCTGGAGTTCTCGGTGGAGGTCTGCAACGCGGTGATCGACGTCTGGCAACCGACCCCGGACAACAAGATCATCCTCAACCTGCCGGCCACCGTCGAGTGCGCCACGCCGAACGTCTACGCCGACCAGATCGAGTGGTTCGGCCGCCACGTCGACAAGCGCGACAGCGTGATCATCAGCCTGCACACCCACAACGACCGCGGCACCGGCGTGGCCGCCGCCGAGCTGGGCCTGATGGCCGGCGCCGACCGCGTCGAAGGCTGCCTGTTCGGCAACGGCGAGCGCACCGGCAACGTCGACCTGGTGACCCTGGCCTTGAACCTGTACACCCAGGGCCTCGATCCGCAGCTGGACTTCTCCGACATCGACGCGGTGCGCAAGGTGGTCGAAGACTGCAACCAGTTGCCGGTGCACCCGCGCCATCCATATGTCGGCGACCTGGTCTTCACCGCCTTCTCGGGCTCGCACCAGGACGCCATCAAGAAGGGCTTCGCCGCGCAAGAGAAGCGTAACGACGCGCTCTGGGAAGTGCCCTACCTGCCCATCGACCCGGCCGACCTGGGCCGCAGCTACGAGGCGGTGATCCGCGTCAACACCCAGTCCGGCAAGGGCGGTTTCGCCTGGGTGATCGAGCAGGATCAGGGCCTGAAGCTGCCCAAGCGCATGCAGGCCCATTTCAGCCGCCATGTGCAGGATCTGGCCGACGAACTGGGCCGCGAGCTGGTCGCCGCCGACATCTGGAACGTGTTCGAGGCGACCTACCGCGTCAACGATCCGCAGCATTTCCAGCTGCTGGATTGGGATGAGACCAAGGGCCCCGATGGCGCGCGCATCTTCGCGGGCAAGATCGGTGTCGATGGTCAGGAACAGTCGGTGTCGGGTCGCGGCAATGGTCTGATCTCTTCGGTGGTGGCGACGCTGGCGGACAGCTTCGGCGTCAACCTCTCGGTGAAGGACTATTCCGAGCATGCGCTCTCCGCCGGTTCGGATGCGCGGGCTGCCGCCTATGTCGAATGCACCGGGCCGGAAGGGCAGACCATCTGGGGCGTGGGCGTCGATACGGACGTCGCCACCGCCAGTGTGCGCGCCGTGCTGAGCGCCGCCAACACGCTGGTCCTCTCGGGCAAGTAAGTGACCAAAAGGGGCCGGAGCCTTGCGCTTCCGGCCCCTGTCAGGCGCTGCGCCGGGCTGTGACCAGCCCTTGTTCCGCCACCCATGATACATTCCAGACGCCGCCGTCGTTATCGGTAATCCAGGCCGGCACATGGCCATCGCCATCCACCAGCCTGCCGATCAGCGCTGCCGCGACCTCCGCCTGCGCCTCGCAAGAACCCTCCACCCTCACCTGACGAGGCGTGAAGAAGGAGAGGCCATAGCTGCTGAGCAGGCCACCTTCCGCGTCACGCAGCAAGGCCACCAGCCCCGGCACAGGAAATGGGCCGCCTTCCAGCCAGCCTCCAACAATGCGGGCGAAATGCTCCGGGCTCATCATCACGCCTGAACGCGCCCAGATCACCGCTTTCAGCCCCGACAAGCCCGTCAGCGCCAACGCAACATCCAGATGCGTGCGCAGCACCGGCAGAAGATGCGCGCCACCCTCCAGATGCCGCCCGGCCATCAGCGTCACAGCTTCCAGTTGCGGCTCATCATCGTCCAGCTCCAGCCTCTGCATCACAACCGGCACCGCAGCGGATCGCGCGGGAGCCAGCCCCTGCAGATCGAAACTCAGCCCCCGGCACAACAGTTCGAGATCGCCAAGATCGGCCTCGGCCCGGTGACTGACCGACAGCATCCTGCCCGCAGGAAGCCCCGCCAGCAGCCCGTCGATCTCTTCGGCCGACGGACGGCTTCCTTGCGCGAACAACAGCGCCACACCGCTTCCCACGGGCTCCGGCACCTCTGCCACGATAACGCCCTCTGCCTGATCGTGCGATGTCATGCGCCGCCTCCTGCACCATCCTTCGCATATTGCCGCGGCTTTGCCAAAGCGAAGCCACACCCCTTTCGCGATGCCCCGCGATGGTCTAACCGCCCGGCATGACCGACCAGAACACCTCCTCCGCCCTGATCCCCGGCCGCAGCTCGCTTGGCGGCAAGGCCTGGCACTGGCGCGGCGGCAATATGGACATGATGGAGCACGACCATAGCTGGGACGGCCCGCTGGCCGACGATCTGGTCACCCAGCTTCTGCTGGCGCGCGGCGTCTCGCGTGAGGACCTCAGCCGCCAACGCAGCCCCACCTTGCGTGAGTTCCTGCCCGACCCCTCGCATCTTCAGGATATGGATGTGGCCGCCCGCCGCATCGCTCAGGCCATCGTCAAGCACGAGGCGGTGGCGGTCTATGGCGATTACGACGTCGATGGCGCCACCAGCGCCGCGCTGCTGATCCGCCTGATCCGCCTGTGCGGCCATGATGCCCGCCACTACATCCCCGACCGCCTGCTGGAGGGCTATGGCCCCAGCGGCGAGGCTCTGGTGCGGCTGGGGCAGGAAGGCGCGCAACTGGTCGTCACCGTCGATTGCGGCGCCATGGCGCATGATGCGCTGGCCATGGCGGCGGATTCCGGGGTGGAGGTGATCGTCGTCGATCACCACAAATGCTCGCATGAGCTGCCGCGCACGGTGGCGATGGTGAACCCCAACCGCCTCGATGAAAGCGAGATCGGCGCGGCGCATGGCCATCTGGCGGCGGTCGGCGTGGCCTTCCTGCTGGCCATCGCGGTGCGCCGCGAGCTGGACAAGGCGAAGTACCCCGGCACGCCCAGCAATGGCGCGCTGCTTTCGCTGCTCGATCTGGTGGCGCTGGGCACGGTGGCCGATGTCGCCGCGCTGCATGGGCTCAACCGGGCCTTTGTCGCGCAGGGCCTGAAGGTAATGGCCAAGCGCGAGAACATCGGCATGGCCGCCCTGATCGATGCCAGCAAGCTGGGGCGCGCGCCCACCGCCTCGGATCTGGGCTTTGCGTTGGGGCCGCGCGTCAACGCTGGCGGGCGCGTGGGCGAGGCCACGCTGGGTGTGCGTCTGCTCACCACCCATGATCCGGAGGAAGCGCGCGAGATCGCGGCGCAACTCTCGCGCCTCAACGAAGAACGGCGCGGCATCGAAATGGCCGTGCAGGAAGCCGCCGAGGCCCAGGTCGACAAGCAGCACAACCGCAGCGTGCTGGTTCTGGCGGGCGCAGGCTGGCATCCGGGCGTGATCGGCATCGTGGCCGGGCGCATCAAGGAAAAGAGCGGCAAGCCCACGCTGGTGATTGCTCTGGAGGCCGATGAGGCGGGCCATGGCAAGGGCTCGGGCCGATCGGTGCATGGCGTCGATCTGGGGGCCGCGATCATTGCCGCGCGTGCTCAGGGCCTGCTGGTGGCGGGCGGAGGCCATGCCATGGCAGCAGGGCTGACCATCGCGCCCGACAAGCTGGATGCGCTGGGCGAATGGCTTGACGAACGGCTGGCCAGCGATGTGGCGCGCGCAAGGCTGCATCAGTCGCTGCTGGTCGATCTGGCGGTGGCGCCGCGCGGGCTCAACCCGGCGCTGGTCGAAACGCTTGAGAGCGCCGGGCCCTATGGCATGGGCTGGCCGGGGCCGCGCGTGGCGGTGGGGCCGGTCAAGGTGGTGAAGGCCGATGTGGTGGGTGCCGACCATGTGCGGATGATCGTGCGCGGCAATGACGGCGCCAGCTTCAAGGCCATGGCCTTCCGCGCCGCCGACAGCGACATGGGTCAGGCCCTGCTGCATGGCACGCATGGGCGCAGCCTGTGGCTGGTGGGCCGCGCGAAGATCGACGACTGGGGCAGCCGCCCCGCCGCCGAACTGTATATCGAGGATGCCGCCCTGATCGACTGATCGGGCCGCTCCTGACGCCGGCGGCGGGCGTAGCGTTGCTAATGCCTTGATTTACCCTGTGGAAAACTATCTCGCAAAAACATGCAAAAAAGGGATTGACCGAATCCCGCCTCACCCCTAGATGCGCGGCTCCCGACGACGCAACGCTTCACCGCCGAGCTTCAGAGTGGCCCCTTCGTCTAGCGGTCAGGACGCGGCCCTTTCACGGCTGAAACACGGGTTCGATTCCCGTAGGGGTCACCATCTCTTCCTAACGGAAGATTGGGACATTGATAATGGCTTAGGCCCCTTCGTCTAGCGGTCAGGACGCGGCCCTCTCACGGCTGAAACACGAGTTCGATTCTCGTAGGGGTCACCATTATTTCAAGGACTTGAGAGTCCAAAACTCTCTCCCCTGAAATCGGTGATATGGAAAAGCGGAAGATTGCCCTAAGGCATCTCCGGCCTCATCTCACATTTTTTCTCGGCTTTGGCCGAACCACGATGACGGTCCTGGCGCCCATCTGCGGGCTCCTGCTGAAACGCCCCTTGCAGCGCGAACATCCCGCCCGATGCTCCCGGCCCGCGCCCTACCCCTTTTGGCCAATGCCGCGGCTACTTCCAATGACCGGTTGAGCCCGAAGGCAAACTGCGGAACCCTGCGTTCCGGTCGATCCCCGCTTTCGGGGCCTGACCGGGCGTTCCGCGCGAGGTGCCGCGATGCAATTGACCTTCATCGGTCTTATTCAGCTGGTGATCGGCGCCGTCATCTTCTTTGGCGGATCGCTGCGCCATGCCGTCACCTTCATGATCATCTCCGGCCTGTTCGCGGGCAGCGCCGCCATTGTTCTGCCCGCGCTGGGCGGCTCATCGATCCCGCCGATCCAGTTCGCCTGCCTGATCGTCTATCTGCGCATCCTCGCGCCGCGCGGCGGCTTTCTCGCGCTGCTGCCCGATGCGGTCCGCGCGAACCGCTGGCTGGTGCTCTATACTTTTTATGGCGTGGCCAGCGCTGTCATCGCGCCGCGCCTGTTCGCCAATCAGATCGATGTGACGCCGCTGCGCTTCGATGCGGCCCGCACGCTCTTCGACACCGTGCCGCTGGTGCCCTCCACCCAGAACATCACGACGAGCGTCTATCTGCTGGGCACGCTGGCGGTGGCCGTGGCGGCCTATCTGATGGCGCGCCTGCGCGGCGGGGTCGCCACGCTGATCAGCACCGCCATCCTGGTGAGCTGGCTCCACATCGTGCTGGGGCTGGCGACGGCGCTGGCGGCAGGCACGCCGCTCAACGCGGTGTTCGAACTGATGCGTAACGGCAATTATGCCCAGCTCGACCAGGCGGTCGGGGGCTTCGTGCGGATCAGGGGGTTCTTTCCCGAAAGCTCGTCCTACGCCGATTTCGCCTTCGCCTATTTCACGCTGAATGCCGAGCTGTGGTACCGCTCGATCCGCCCGCGCGCCACGGGCGTCACGGCTCTGGCGCTGGCGATGCTGCTGGTCATCAGCACCTCCTCGACGGCCTATCTGGCGCTGGCGGCCTATATGGGCTTCTTTGCGCTGCGCGTCATCGTGATGCCGCATCTGGCGCAATCGCTGCGGGTGAAGCAGTTGGTGGTGGCCACGCTGGTGGGGCTGCTGCTGATGGCGGTGGCCTTGCTGGCCGTGCCGCAATTTCTCGCCAGCGCCTCCGACATGATCCTGCACATGACGGTGAACAAGTCGGGCTCCGACTCCGCTCAGCAGCGCCTGTTCTGGGCGATGCAGGGGCTCGACGCCTTCAAGACCTCCTACGGGCTGGGCATCGGGCCGGGCAGCTTCCGCTCGTCGAGCCTGGTGACCGCGATGATCGGCTCGACCGGCCTTGTCGGATGCGGCGCCTTTCTGGCCTATGCCTATTCGGTGTTTCAGCCCACCCGCCATTCCAGCTTCGGCGTCAGCCCCGATCTCGCGCTTACCATCGGCGGGGCCTTTGCCACCGCCGCGATGCTGGCGCTGATCCCGGCCTGCCTGATTTCGCCCAGCGCCGATCTGGGCGCCAATGTCGCGCTCTTCGCCGGCGTTGCCGTGGCGCTGCGCCCCGTGGTCCCGTCCCGCAAGGCCGATGATCCGGGGCCTGCCCTTTCGCCCCCTGTGCCTGCCCAAGCGATGAAGGGGTAGCCCATGACCACGATCGCCCCTGCTCCGTGCTTCAGCATCATCATCGCCAATTTCAACTATGTCCGCTTCGTCGCCCGCGCCATCGAAAGCGCGCTCGACCTCGACTGGCCGCATGTCGAGGTCATCGTCGTCGATGACGGATCGAGCGACGGTTCGCGCGCGGTGATCGAAAGCTTCGGCGACCGCGTGCAGGCGATCTTCCAGCCCAATGGCGGGCAGAGATCGGCCAACAACACCGGCTTTGCCGCCTCGCGGGGCGACATCGTGGTGTTTCTCGATGCCGACGACATTCTCGATTCCCATTTCGCCCGCGCCGTCGCGTCTGTGTGGCGACCCGGCGTCAGCAAGGTGCAGGTGCAGATGCAGCGCGTCGATGTCGAGGAGCGCTCGCTGGGCTCGGTGCTGCCCGCCATAGCCGAGGCCCCGCGTCCCGAGGATGTGCGACGCTGGAGCGTCGAGATGACCGAATATCCCACGCCTCCCGGCTCGGGCAACGCCTATGCGCGGGATTTTCTGGCGCGTTTCTTCCCCATCGGGCCGGAGCATGACAGCTTCACCGATTCCACCTGCCTCGCGCTGGCCCCGCTGCTGGGTGACGTGGTGACCGTGCTGCAACCGCTGGTGCTCTACCGGCAGCATGGCGGGAACGACAGCAACCTCTTCGCCTCTCCCGGACGGTTCGGACGCGAGGTGGCGCGGGCCATGTCACGCCAGCGCAGCGCCGAAAGCATCTGCAACGAACTGGGCACGCCACCGCCGGACAAGGCGCGTCTGCGCTCAAGCCGACATCTGCTGCAACTGCGCGTCGCCTCGCTGCGGATGGACCCGCAGGGCCACCCCCTGCCCGAGGACAGCCGCAAGGTCGCGCTGATCGACGCCATTCACTCGGTGGCCCTGCGTGGTTTCGATCCGCTGTCCAAACGGCTTGCCGTGGCCCTCTGGTCCATCGTGACCCTGACGGCGCCACGCCCGCTGGCCGACCGCCTGGTGCGGTGGCGCTTCCGGGCCGCTCATTAGTTCATCGCGCTGATATCGCCGGGATAGGTCTGCCCGGCAGGCGGAAAAGCCCGGTTCTGGTCCAGCAGATAGCGGTCAAGGAAGGCC from Novosphingobium sp. encodes:
- the recJ gene encoding single-stranded-DNA-specific exonuclease RecJ — encoded protein: MTDQNTSSALIPGRSSLGGKAWHWRGGNMDMMEHDHSWDGPLADDLVTQLLLARGVSREDLSRQRSPTLREFLPDPSHLQDMDVAARRIAQAIVKHEAVAVYGDYDVDGATSAALLIRLIRLCGHDARHYIPDRLLEGYGPSGEALVRLGQEGAQLVVTVDCGAMAHDALAMAADSGVEVIVVDHHKCSHELPRTVAMVNPNRLDESEIGAAHGHLAAVGVAFLLAIAVRRELDKAKYPGTPSNGALLSLLDLVALGTVADVAALHGLNRAFVAQGLKVMAKRENIGMAALIDASKLGRAPTASDLGFALGPRVNAGGRVGEATLGVRLLTTHDPEEAREIAAQLSRLNEERRGIEMAVQEAAEAQVDKQHNRSVLVLAGAGWHPGVIGIVAGRIKEKSGKPTLVIALEADEAGHGKGSGRSVHGVDLGAAIIAARAQGLLVAGGGHAMAAGLTIAPDKLDALGEWLDERLASDVARARLHQSLLVDLAVAPRGLNPALVETLESAGPYGMGWPGPRVAVGPVKVVKADVVGADHVRMIVRGNDGASFKAMAFRAADSDMGQALLHGTHGRSLWLVGRAKIDDWGSRPAAELYIEDAALID
- a CDS encoding glycoside hydrolase, with protein sequence MQLTFIGLIQLVIGAVIFFGGSLRHAVTFMIISGLFAGSAAIVLPALGGSSIPPIQFACLIVYLRILAPRGGFLALLPDAVRANRWLVLYTFYGVASAVIAPRLFANQIDVTPLRFDAARTLFDTVPLVPSTQNITTSVYLLGTLAVAVAAYLMARLRGGVATLISTAILVSWLHIVLGLATALAAGTPLNAVFELMRNGNYAQLDQAVGGFVRIRGFFPESSSYADFAFAYFTLNAELWYRSIRPRATGVTALALAMLLVISTSSTAYLALAAYMGFFALRVIVMPHLAQSLRVKQLVVATLVGLLLMAVALLAVPQFLASASDMILHMTVNKSGSDSAQQRLFWAMQGLDAFKTSYGLGIGPGSFRSSSLVTAMIGSTGLVGCGAFLAYAYSVFQPTRHSSFGVSPDLALTIGGAFATAAMLALIPACLISPSADLGANVALFAGVAVALRPVVPSRKADDPGPALSPPVPAQAMKG
- a CDS encoding glycosyltransferase family 2 protein, which codes for MTTIAPAPCFSIIIANFNYVRFVARAIESALDLDWPHVEVIVVDDGSSDGSRAVIESFGDRVQAIFQPNGGQRSANNTGFAASRGDIVVFLDADDILDSHFARAVASVWRPGVSKVQVQMQRVDVEERSLGSVLPAIAEAPRPEDVRRWSVEMTEYPTPPGSGNAYARDFLARFFPIGPEHDSFTDSTCLALAPLLGDVVTVLQPLVLYRQHGGNDSNLFASPGRFGREVARAMSRQRSAESICNELGTPPPDKARLRSSRHLLQLRVASLRMDPQGHPLPEDSRKVALIDAIHSVALRGFDPLSKRLAVALWSIVTLTAPRPLADRLVRWRFRAAH
- a CDS encoding glycosyltransferase, translated to MICFHDFSRGGTERIAIGMARFWVEAGHRVTILCGTTEGGLRATVDPRVQVVELDPPVRRGPISRLHLGKAMAPMLGKIDPDIIFLPGNFHFPLVLAFGKAKGRAKIVAKVSNPAVPSGLIGKPIRALIRRFAPAVDGIAAMNSGLARELAELAPTVSTATLYDPIYLHHDMTADGPHADDGRIHLLWAGRFEKQKDAALALRTIASLNAITPARLTMLGDGSLHQAMLRKIRQMGLSDVVATPGYVPVIDPWLRKADAFLCTSHFEGGPAVAVEALAHGVPVISTDCSHFLHDIMTIPEAGTLVPTRNPQDLAQAVIEVTRRGPPPLADLQGLIAHLEPEVCAQAYLDWFETVLEHDKTPA